From Candidatus Omnitrophota bacterium, a single genomic window includes:
- a CDS encoding AAA family ATPase → MYCNFYGLKERPFNITSDPSFFFSSLKHKEALAHLLYGVTQRRGIIVLTGEIGTGKTTICRFLLNQLEKNVKTAFILNPHFSETQLLEAIIKDFGISSKGKSRLALVSELNDFLLNESESGNNIVLIIDEAQNLKPPILEQIRLLSNLETEKEKLLQVVLVGQPELNRKLDLYDLRQLRQRVMVRYHISPLDKLEIKDYIKHRINIAGGSNNIEFTEEAIDKISFFSGGTPRLINMICDRALLAGFVAEACAIDLNIIEKCLDELEPYLVGER, encoded by the coding sequence ATGTATTGCAATTTTTACGGTTTAAAAGAGCGCCCGTTTAATATCACTTCCGATCCCTCCTTTTTTTTCTCAAGCCTTAAGCATAAAGAAGCATTAGCACATCTTTTATACGGAGTTACGCAAAGAAGAGGAATTATTGTTTTAACCGGGGAAATTGGGACGGGAAAAACAACAATCTGCCGTTTTTTATTAAATCAATTAGAAAAAAATGTAAAGACCGCTTTTATCCTTAATCCGCATTTCTCTGAAACACAATTACTTGAAGCGATAATTAAAGATTTTGGGATTAGTTCTAAAGGTAAATCCCGCCTCGCTTTAGTCTCTGAATTAAATGATTTTCTTCTTAATGAATCGGAATCGGGGAATAATATCGTGTTAATTATTGATGAAGCACAGAATTTAAAGCCTCCTATCTTAGAGCAGATCAGGCTTTTATCTAATCTTGAGACGGAAAAAGAAAAATTATTGCAAGTTGTTTTAGTAGGCCAGCCGGAGCTTAACCGGAAGCTGGATCTTTATGATTTAAGGCAGCTAAGGCAACGAGTTATGGTTAGATACCATATAAGCCCTTTAGACAAGCTTGAGATAAAAGATTATATAAAGCATCGTATAAATATTGCCGGTGGCAGTAATAATATAGAATTTACCGAAGAGGCTATAGATAAAATTTCTTTTTTCTCCGGAGGGACCCCCCGCCTTATTAATATGATTTGCGACCGTGCTTTGCTTGCAGGTTTTGTTGCTGAAGCCTGTGCTATAGATTTAAATATAATTGAGAAATGCCTTGATGAACTGGAACCCTATCTTGTAGGAGAGCGCTAA
- the aroB gene encoding 3-dehydroquinate synthase yields MHTIKLNLDKRSYKIIVGYNIINLLGDYLIKLNIGIDAYIITNSLIKNKFGGTLNKILKQSGFSVKFKTIPDSEQSKSLELAATIIKDIANYDKKKQVFIIALGGGVAGDLTGFIASIYKRGIPYIQIPTTLLAQVDSSIGGKTAVDLAQAKNLAGSFYQPKIVFSDVALLSSLGTRQIHSGLAEVIKYAIIKDAKLFTFLEENLSNILSLKSSALEEIVKSCSKIKAQIVGNDEKEEKGIRTILNFGHTIGHAIEAACGYKKYTHGEAIALGMLVATDISKELRLINDSTKNKIENLIKNSGLPTKIEGVSLPKIINAHYRDKKFIGKTNRFVLITGIGKTKIVKNIPLPVIIKAIKNRV; encoded by the coding sequence ATGCATACTATAAAACTTAATTTAGATAAAAGGTCTTATAAAATCATAGTTGGGTACAATATCATAAACTTATTAGGTGATTACCTTATTAAGCTTAATATAGGTATAGACGCTTATATAATCACGAACTCGCTAATCAAAAACAAATTCGGGGGCACTTTAAATAAAATCCTAAAGCAATCAGGATTTAGCGTTAAATTTAAAACCATTCCCGATTCAGAACAAAGCAAATCTTTAGAGTTAGCCGCAACAATAATTAAAGATATTGCAAATTACGACAAGAAAAAGCAAGTATTCATTATTGCTCTTGGCGGAGGAGTAGCTGGAGATTTAACAGGTTTTATTGCCTCAATATATAAACGAGGGATACCCTACATACAGATACCTACCACCCTATTAGCACAGGTTGACTCCAGCATAGGAGGAAAGACTGCAGTAGATTTAGCCCAGGCCAAGAATTTAGCTGGTTCATTCTACCAGCCAAAGATAGTCTTTAGCGACGTTGCGCTTCTTTCTTCCTTAGGCACAAGGCAAATACACTCGGGCCTTGCTGAAGTAATAAAATACGCGATAATAAAAGACGCAAAGTTATTTACTTTCTTGGAAGAAAACCTTAGCAACATTCTTAGCCTAAAATCATCTGCTTTGGAAGAAATTGTAAAAAGCTGCAGTAAAATCAAAGCTCAAATCGTTGGAAATGATGAAAAAGAAGAAAAGGGGATAAGGACAATATTGAATTTCGGGCATACTATTGGGCATGCCATTGAAGCAGCATGCGGATACAAGAAATATACCCATGGCGAAGCAATTGCTTTAGGGATGCTTGTCGCAACTGATATTAGCAAAGAACTAAGGCTTATTAACGACTCAACAAAAAACAAAATTGAAAACTTGATTAAAAACTCTGGGCTGCCTACAAAAATTGAAGGAGTTTCTTTACCTAAGATTATAAACGCCCACTACCGCGATAAAAAGTTTATCGGTAAAACCAATCGTTTTGTTTTGATAACCGGAATCGGTAAAACTAAAATCGTAAAAAACATTCCACTTCCTGTAATAATTAAAGCTATAAAGAATCGAGTTTAA
- a CDS encoding site-2 protease family protein, which produces MPGLIISFVISFGLLIIAMTVHEFSHGWTAYMLGDKTAKYSGRLTLNPLAHIDPIWTVVIPLFLYLSSGGKFIFGAAKPVPINYWALRNPKKDIIWVGLSGPLSNFIFATILAFIIRFVSLPSLISYLTVNLIVINVVLGVFNLIPIPPLDGSRVLAGLLPDDLSYRYSQIEPYSFVILMVLIWLGIFGWIVWPIVEFILRLLGVAA; this is translated from the coding sequence ATGCCTGGGCTAATCATTTCCTTTGTAATTTCTTTTGGGCTATTGATTATAGCAATGACCGTGCATGAATTCTCCCACGGCTGGACTGCCTACATGTTAGGGGATAAAACTGCGAAATATTCCGGCAGATTGACCCTTAACCCATTAGCACACATTGATCCAATCTGGACTGTAGTCATTCCGTTATTTTTATATTTATCAAGTGGCGGCAAATTCATTTTTGGCGCTGCAAAACCGGTTCCTATAAATTATTGGGCGCTAAGGAATCCAAAAAAAGACATTATCTGGGTTGGCCTAAGCGGGCCTTTATCCAATTTTATTTTTGCCACGATTCTAGCTTTTATCATCAGGTTTGTTTCTCTTCCTTCACTAATAAGCTATCTTACCGTAAACTTAATAGTAATAAATGTAGTATTGGGAGTCTTTAACCTCATCCCCATACCACCACTGGATGGCTCAAGAGTATTGGCAGGATTGCTTCCCGATGATCTTTCTTACAGATACTCACAGATTGAGCCTTATTCTTTTGTTATCCTTATGGTGCTTATCTGGCTGGGGATTTTCGGATGGATCGTCTGGCCGATAGTTGAATTTATCTTAAGATTACTTGGAGTTGCCGCTTAA
- a CDS encoding SH3 domain-containing protein → MRLNSIKILCCLVFLSAFACLNNCFSEESFPFLGEVNGNKINLRADSRTSSEIICILEKSEKVEVVASANDWYKVRLPKRAACYIKASFLECLNYEKASTSAGLPQTEQKTKCLNAKALKDRINIRLGPNESTPILGTLDINEVVNILEETSGWAKIEPIQNSFGWVYKKFVNRTGDISPAVTIKPNTSLPVNTEKNPTNEIITVEGIIKPYGKVFNRAATHKLFTKNNEIFLLKGNKKSLESLNFQKVKVTGNKMNLPKQKFTVIEVKNIELVN, encoded by the coding sequence ATGCGCTTAAATTCAATAAAAATTCTTTGCTGTCTGGTTTTTTTATCGGCTTTTGCCTGCCTAAACAATTGCTTCTCAGAAGAATCTTTTCCTTTTCTTGGAGAAGTCAACGGTAACAAGATTAATTTAAGAGCCGACTCCAGGACTTCTTCGGAGATAATCTGCATACTTGAAAAATCAGAAAAGGTTGAAGTTGTTGCAAGCGCAAATGACTGGTATAAGGTAAGGCTTCCGAAACGAGCTGCTTGCTATATAAAGGCCTCTTTTTTAGAATGCCTTAATTACGAAAAAGCCAGCACTTCCGCGGGCCTGCCGCAAACAGAGCAGAAAACAAAATGCCTTAATGCAAAGGCTCTTAAAGACAGGATTAATATCCGCCTTGGCCCAAATGAATCTACCCCAATCTTAGGCACTTTGGACATAAACGAAGTAGTAAATATCCTTGAAGAAACCTCGGGTTGGGCTAAAATTGAACCGATTCAAAATAGTTTTGGTTGGGTATACAAGAAATTTGTAAACAGAACAGGGGATATTTCACCTGCAGTAACCATTAAACCAAATACAAGCCTTCCCGTAAATACAGAAAAAAATCCTACTAACGAAATTATTACAGTTGAAGGTATAATTAAGCCTTACGGAAAGGTTTTTAACCGGGCCGCAACACATAAACTCTTTACTAAAAACAACGAAATCTTTCTGTTAAAAGGAAACAAAAAAAGCCTTGAATCACTTAATTTCCAAAAAGTAAAGGTTACTGGAAATAAAATGAACCTGCCTAAACAGAAATTCACCGTGATTGAAGTAAAAAATATTGAGCTGGTAAATTAA
- a CDS encoding small basic protein, with the protein MSIHPSLAISEKDKKQRSVLKRTERIRMMAEKGQWKDGDKVFGLPKIKTIRIKIKKEKVEKAAEGTTAEGTTAPAAAAGKEQAGAGKQGAKAPEKK; encoded by the coding sequence ATGTCTATCCATCCATCATTAGCAATATCCGAAAAAGATAAAAAACAAAGATCAGTCCTAAAACGCACAGAGCGCATTAGGATGATGGCTGAAAAAGGCCAATGGAAAGACGGAGATAAAGTCTTCGGTCTTCCCAAGATTAAGACAATACGAATCAAGATTAAGAAAGAAAAGGTTGAGAAAGCCGCAGAAGGGACTACTGCAGAAGGGACTACTGCCCCAGCAGCTGCCGCAGGAAAAGAACAAGCTGGAGCTGGTAAACAAGGCGCCAAGGCACCTGAAAAGAAATAA
- a CDS encoding SPOR domain-containing protein, with product MEDNNNSQLELFTESNNTQDSQRQKNKKPFLNRIWEFEKSILVIAGFIIGCIISFSLGVEKGKRLAFNINVSRLDIAKNVVPVQNKQVINDSKTSQISNQLPTEGLISKSKLPLNNQIAKQNAGENQQIAKNGNNSTFTIQLASYKTKINAQKEASILKAKGLNPLVLPKGKMTILCVGNFINQETAQSLLTQLRKRYADCRIRRL from the coding sequence ATGGAAGACAATAATAATTCTCAGCTAGAACTCTTTACTGAATCAAATAATACGCAAGATTCACAAAGACAAAAGAATAAGAAGCCCTTTTTAAACCGCATTTGGGAATTTGAAAAGAGCATCCTTGTTATTGCGGGATTCATAATTGGCTGTATTATCAGTTTTTCATTAGGAGTTGAAAAAGGAAAGAGGCTTGCTTTTAATATTAATGTTTCGCGGCTTGACATAGCTAAAAATGTAGTGCCTGTTCAAAATAAACAGGTTATCAATGATTCAAAAACTTCACAAATTAGCAATCAGCTGCCTACTGAAGGCTTAATCAGCAAATCAAAACTGCCTTTAAACAATCAAATAGCAAAGCAAAACGCCGGCGAAAATCAGCAAATTGCTAAAAATGGAAATAATTCAACTTTTACCATTCAATTAGCAAGTTACAAAACAAAGATAAACGCACAAAAAGAAGCTAGTATATTAAAAGCAAAAGGGCTTAACCCATTAGTGTTACCTAAAGGAAAAATGACAATATTATGCGTAGGAAATTTTATTAATCAAGAAACGGCTCAATCGCTGCTTACGCAATTAAGAAAACGATACGCGGACTGCCGTATAAGGAGGTTGTAA
- a CDS encoding HD domain-containing protein — MNTKNYSTPTKKYKSLISSMHSIYRLINSTYQLRDLISRLSRLICQIFSAHSCSIILLDTSKKYSILKCIASDRKKIINDKKSKITSGIEKKILKTLTSVRKNNILAVPLICDDIIGVVVIKRKKNSPKFEIADQELLMALVEQSIIGVKNLQLCEDQQRIVLGSIKSLVTLLDTRVPSEYTHSPYFSKLVSAIGIEMHLDEKQIESLKYASLLHDTGKADIPLEILTKTTKLTPQEYDIIKNHPVKGAQILKPLQVLKPVIPIIMHHHEKFNGTGYPSRLKKGQIPQGARIMAVADAFEAMVYGRPYRERMDTATAIKEIKKKSGIQFDPKVVEAFLKVIKKINSKNYLKTPPSKVYNKE, encoded by the coding sequence ATGAATACAAAAAATTATTCGACCCCTACGAAAAAGTATAAGTCCTTAATCTCATCAATGCATTCTATCTATAGGCTGATTAATTCAACCTATCAGTTAAGAGATTTGATCAGCCGCTTAAGCCGGCTCATCTGCCAGATATTTAGCGCACATTCCTGCTCAATTATCCTGCTTGACACTTCCAAAAAATATTCTATTTTAAAATGCATCGCAAGCGATAGAAAAAAAATCATTAACGATAAAAAATCAAAAATCACTTCAGGAATAGAAAAAAAGATACTAAAAACCCTCACCTCGGTTAGAAAAAATAACATCTTGGCTGTCCCTCTTATTTGCGATGACATAATTGGGGTTGTTGTAATAAAAAGAAAGAAGAACTCACCAAAATTTGAAATAGCCGACCAGGAACTGTTAATGGCTTTGGTTGAGCAATCCATAATTGGAGTTAAAAATTTACAGTTATGCGAAGACCAGCAAAGAATAGTTTTAGGAAGCATAAAATCGCTGGTTACGCTTTTAGACACAAGAGTCCCATCGGAATATACTCATTCGCCTTATTTTAGCAAGCTTGTCTCTGCGATTGGCATAGAGATGCATTTGGATGAAAAACAAATTGAGAGTTTGAAATATGCAAGCCTTCTTCATGACACTGGGAAAGCTGATATCCCGCTTGAGATTCTTACAAAAACTACGAAATTAACTCCCCAAGAATACGATATTATAAAAAACCACCCCGTTAAAGGAGCGCAAATTCTAAAGCCTCTTCAAGTACTAAAGCCGGTAATCCCGATTATCATGCACCACCACGAAAAATTTAATGGCACAGGATACCCTTCACGGTTAAAGAAAGGACAAATCCCACAGGGAGCTCGTATTATGGCTGTAGCAGACGCCTTTGAGGCTATGGTCTACGGCAGGCCTTACCGCGAAAGAATGGATACCGCCACAGCAATCAAAGAAATCAAGAAAAAAAGCGGAATTCAATTTGACCCCAAAGTAGTAGAAGCCTTCCTAAAAGTAATCAAGAAGATTAACTCAAAAAACTACTTGAAAACACCCCCCAGTAAGGTGTATAATAAAGAATAA
- a CDS encoding deoxyguanosinetriphosphate triphosphohydrolase gives MLNQNEINKFENVLLAPYAMKSCETRGRVHKEPEHPYRSAYQRDRDRVIHSAAFRRLEYKTQVFVNHEGDYYRTRLTHTLEVAQIARTIAMSLRLNVDLTEALALAHDLGHTAFGHAGEEILNELMAKYGGFNHNAHGLRVVDYLEERYPDFCGLNLTWEVREGIVKHSSAFDVSVAIKALAPKEMPTLETQIVDIADEIAYDNHDLDDGLTSGLIKFSDLENLEIWRDIYRNIAKSYPNIDQTKKKYLIIKSLIDLQVTDLIKQTEKNIKDLKLKSPEAVKKLNKKVVTFSKDMLELRKPLRSFLMNRLYHHYRVVRMSTKAKRFIKELFEIYMDKPEMLPPEIQKRIPEDGKRRVVCDYIAAMTDRYALNEYKKLFDPYEKV, from the coding sequence ATGCTGAATCAAAACGAAATAAATAAGTTTGAGAATGTACTCCTGGCTCCTTACGCAATGAAAAGTTGCGAAACAAGAGGCAGAGTACACAAAGAACCGGAACATCCATACAGGTCTGCCTATCAAAGAGACCGCGACAGAGTTATTCATTCCGCAGCATTTAGAAGGCTTGAATACAAAACTCAGGTTTTTGTTAACCACGAGGGAGATTATTACCGTACACGTTTAACGCATACCCTTGAAGTAGCCCAGATTGCCCGCACTATCGCAATGAGCCTGCGTTTAAATGTTGACCTTACTGAAGCCTTGGCCCTTGCCCATGACTTAGGGCATACTGCCTTTGGGCATGCAGGTGAAGAAATTTTAAATGAGCTGATGGCGAAATACGGCGGGTTTAACCATAATGCTCACGGGTTAAGAGTAGTTGATTATCTTGAAGAAAGATACCCTGATTTCTGCGGGCTGAATTTAACATGGGAAGTAAGAGAGGGGATTGTCAAACATTCATCGGCGTTTGACGTTTCCGTAGCAATCAAAGCCTTGGCTCCAAAAGAAATGCCCACCCTTGAAACTCAAATCGTTGATATCGCAGATGAAATCGCATATGATAATCACGACCTTGACGATGGCTTAACTTCCGGGCTAATTAAGTTTTCAGATTTGGAGAATTTAGAAATCTGGAGGGATATCTACAGGAATATTGCAAAATCATATCCGAACATTGACCAGACAAAAAAGAAATACCTCATTATTAAATCCTTGATTGACCTGCAAGTTACTGATTTAATCAAACAAACTGAAAAAAATATAAAAGACCTTAAACTTAAATCTCCTGAAGCTGTAAAAAAATTAAATAAAAAAGTTGTCACATTCAGTAAAGATATGTTAGAATTAAGGAAGCCCTTACGCTCATTCCTGATGAATAGGCTCTACCATCATTATAGGGTGGTAAGAATGAGCACAAAGGCAAAACGTTTCATAAAAGAATTATTTGAAATATACATGGATAAGCCTGAAATGTTGCCCCCGGAAATCCAAAAAAGAATTCCCGAGGACGGCAAAAGGCGTGTTGTCTGCGATTATATTGCCGCGATGACAGATAGGTATGCTTTAAATGAATACAAAAAATTATTCGACCCCTACGAAAAAGTATAA
- a CDS encoding HIT domain-containing protein, with the protein MDKLWAPWRINYIRGKKKKGCIFCIGAKKPEENHVFIKTRHSIAILNTFPYNSGHVMVCPLRHVKDIEQLSEIEILDLFSTLKKAKKMLTETLKPEGFNIGINLSKPAGAGITNHIHIHIVPRWTGDTNFMPTLFSTKVISQSLEELYKLLKNAESKRNK; encoded by the coding sequence ATGGACAAATTGTGGGCCCCTTGGAGAATTAATTACATTAGAGGCAAGAAAAAGAAAGGCTGTATTTTTTGCATAGGCGCAAAAAAACCAGAAGAAAACCACGTTTTTATCAAAACGCGCCACTCTATAGCAATACTTAATACTTTTCCTTACAATAGCGGGCATGTTATGGTCTGCCCTTTAAGGCACGTAAAAGACATTGAACAATTAAGCGAAATAGAAATCCTTGATCTTTTTTCAACCTTAAAAAAAGCTAAAAAAATGCTTACGGAAACTTTAAAACCGGAAGGTTTTAATATAGGAATTAACCTTTCAAAACCAGCAGGCGCAGGGATTACTAATCATATTCACATCCATATCGTCCCGCGCTGGACAGGGGATACAAATTTCATGCCCACGCTTTTCTCAACCAAAGTAATCTCCCAATCTTTAGAAGAATTATACAAACTATTAAAAAATGCTGAATCAAAACGAAATAAATAA
- a CDS encoding metallophosphoesterase, with translation MIKIVVISDTHIPERSTEIPKKLLDDLKTADMIIHAGDLVDISVLETLKKICPNVKAVQGNMDHEEVKTILPEKEVFKIGKYRIGLAHGWGAPSKLIEVLTTAFENIPVDIIIFGHSHCSVNEKINGILYFNPGSPTDKIFAASNSYGIIEINDKIEAKIIKL, from the coding sequence ATGATAAAAATAGTAGTTATCTCTGATACGCATATCCCTGAACGATCAACCGAAATACCAAAAAAGCTTCTTGATGACCTTAAAACCGCAGACATGATTATCCATGCCGGGGACCTTGTTGATATAAGTGTTTTGGAAACCCTTAAAAAAATCTGTCCAAACGTAAAAGCGGTTCAAGGAAATATGGACCATGAAGAAGTTAAAACTATTCTGCCGGAAAAGGAAGTTTTTAAAATCGGCAAGTATAGAATCGGGCTTGCTCATGGATGGGGGGCCCCAAGTAAATTAATTGAGGTTTTAACTACTGCTTTTGAAAACATCCCCGTTGATATCATTATTTTCGGCCATTCGCATTGCAGTGTAAATGAGAAAATCAACGGAATTCTTTATTTTAACCCCGGAAGCCCAACGGATAAAATCTTCGCGGCTTCCAATTCTTATGGTATAATAGAAATCAACGATAAAATTGAAGCAAAGATAATTAAATTATAA
- a CDS encoding LysM peptidoglycan-binding domain-containing M23 family metallopeptidase — protein sequence MKNVKHIFLTLTLSLLALFFSGCASQPIIPSTKIEGLPGIYHKVEKGETLWRISKMYNIDIDEIIRVNRIPESSSIEIGQLIFIPNQKKQTSQPAIKYSSSDDFTWPAKGRILLGFGQTSNNILNKGINIQAIESTDVIAARNGRVSFCADEFGQFGKTIIIDHQDGFFTIYSRNSKVFVKPGDSVQKGAVIAKVGNASRDKNNYLHFEIRKGPYPQNPNYYLP from the coding sequence ATGAAAAACGTAAAACATATTTTTCTAACGTTAACTCTGTCTTTGCTTGCGCTGTTTTTCTCGGGTTGCGCCTCTCAACCAATTATTCCATCCACTAAGATTGAAGGCTTGCCGGGGATATACCACAAAGTGGAAAAAGGGGAAACCCTTTGGCGTATTTCAAAAATGTATAATATAGACATTGACGAAATAATCCGGGTAAATAGGATTCCTGAATCAAGCTCCATAGAAATAGGACAGTTAATCTTTATCCCAAATCAAAAAAAACAAACCAGCCAACCTGCAATAAAATATTCCTCTTCTGATGATTTTACCTGGCCAGCAAAAGGAAGAATCCTGCTAGGATTTGGGCAGACTTCCAACAACATACTTAACAAAGGAATAAACATACAGGCTATTGAAAGCACTGATGTGATTGCAGCAAGAAACGGAAGAGTTTCCTTTTGCGCTGATGAATTCGGGCAATTCGGAAAAACAATAATCATTGACCATCAGGACGGATTCTTTACAATATATTCCAGAAATTCAAAAGTATTTGTCAAACCTGGGGATAGTGTTCAAAAAGGCGCTGTTATAGCCAAGGTTGGCAACGCCTCAAGGGACAAAAACAATTACCTGCATTTTGAAATAAGAAAAGGCCCTTACCCCCAAAACCCTAATTATTATCTCCCATGA
- the thiC gene encoding phosphomethylpyrimidine synthase ThiC, with the protein MTQLEYASKNILTDLMKKVAKMEGLPPKTILEGIKNGSIVIPLNKHHKISKPCAVGKGLRTKINANIGTSTDKCEIKSELKKLEAAEKYGADTIMDLSVGENLQKTRKEIMGASNIPVGTVPIYEIAVNAQKKRGNFLKFTIEDILDTLEAQGKQGVDFFTIHSGVTINTTNTIKESKRVLGIVSRGGAIIASWINSNKKENPFYQYFDRILDIAYKYDVCLSLGDGLRPGSILDATDKGQIAELKILGQLAKQARKKFVQVMIEGPGHVPLNQIKENISLQKKICNGAPFYVLGPLVTDVGAGYDHITSAIGGALAASYGADFLCYVTPSEHLRHPTINDVREGVIASRIAAHAADITKGVKGALSWDKEMSLARQKRDWKKQIKLAIDPDKAKEFRLSSKPNDSDVCTMCGKYCSIKLMEECLRV; encoded by the coding sequence ATGACTCAATTAGAATACGCATCCAAGAATATTTTAACTGATTTAATGAAGAAAGTTGCAAAAATGGAAGGGCTTCCCCCAAAAACCATTCTTGAAGGGATAAAAAACGGTTCTATAGTCATTCCTCTTAACAAACACCACAAGATCAGCAAACCCTGCGCTGTAGGAAAAGGCCTGCGTACAAAAATTAACGCCAATATCGGGACATCTACGGATAAATGTGAAATAAAAAGCGAACTAAAGAAACTTGAAGCAGCAGAAAAATACGGCGCTGACACGATAATGGATTTAAGCGTCGGAGAAAACCTGCAAAAAACAAGAAAAGAAATAATGGGCGCTTCCAACATACCTGTCGGCACAGTCCCAATTTATGAAATTGCGGTTAACGCTCAGAAGAAAAGAGGTAATTTTTTAAAATTCACCATTGAAGATATACTTGACACATTAGAAGCTCAGGGAAAACAGGGAGTTGATTTCTTTACTATACATTCTGGAGTAACTATCAATACCACAAATACAATCAAAGAATCTAAAAGAGTCCTGGGAATAGTTTCAAGAGGGGGAGCAATAATAGCAAGCTGGATTAATTCCAACAAAAAAGAAAACCCTTTTTATCAATATTTTGACCGTATCTTGGATATCGCATATAAATATGATGTCTGTTTAAGCTTAGGAGACGGCCTTCGCCCGGGCTCCATACTTGATGCAACCGACAAAGGGCAGATCGCAGAACTTAAGATACTTGGCCAATTAGCAAAACAGGCAAGAAAAAAATTCGTCCAGGTAATGATTGAAGGGCCGGGCCATGTTCCATTAAACCAGATCAAAGAAAACATTTCTCTGCAAAAGAAAATTTGCAATGGAGCCCCTTTTTATGTCCTTGGGCCGCTTGTTACCGATGTAGGAGCGGGCTATGACCATATCACTTCCGCTATCGGAGGAGCATTGGCGGCAAGCTATGGAGCTGATTTTCTATGCTATGTTACACCTTCAGAACATTTAAGGCATCCTACAATAAATGACGTAAGAGAAGGCGTGATTGCATCAAGGATCGCTGCCCACGCAGCTGATATAACAAAGGGTGTTAAAGGTGCTCTTAGCTGGGACAAAGAAATGTCCCTTGCCCGTCAAAAAAGAGACTGGAAAAAACAAATTAAATTAGCAATTGATCCGGATAAAGCAAAAGAATTCCGGCTTTCATCAAAACCTAATGATTCGGATGTCTGCACTATGTGCGGTAAGTATTGTTCTATAAAATTAATGGAAGAGTGCCTGCGGGTGTAG
- the thiE gene encoding thiamine phosphate synthase, whose product MKLRKKLLKKSFLYLIIDKEILKDTSVTEIASKVKNMGVDIIQYRDKTSDKKSILKNAFQLRNILAGTKTLFIINDYIDIAMVTDSDGVHLGQQDIPLTLARKILGKNKLIGVSCSNLKEALLAQKQGADYIGLGAIFSTPTKPERKAIGLKSIESVKERIKIPFFVIGGINSKNLKLVMSNGARRVAVCREICLANNIASQTKMISKLLNN is encoded by the coding sequence ATGAAACTGAGAAAAAAATTGCTAAAAAAATCCTTTCTTTACCTAATCATAGATAAAGAGATTCTTAAAGATACCTCGGTAACAGAAATTGCCAGCAAGGTAAAGAATATGGGTGTAGACATAATTCAATACAGGGATAAAACATCAGATAAAAAATCTATTTTAAAAAATGCCTTCCAGCTGCGCAATATTCTTGCAGGCACAAAAACACTCTTTATTATCAATGATTATATAGACATAGCCATGGTCACCGATAGCGATGGAGTCCATCTTGGGCAACAAGACATCCCTCTTACGCTTGCCAGAAAAATTTTAGGAAAAAATAAACTAATCGGTGTATCATGCTCTAATTTAAAAGAAGCCCTATTAGCCCAGAAACAGGGGGCAGACTACATTGGGTTAGGAGCAATTTTCTCAACTCCAACCAAGCCGGAACGAAAAGCCATCGGCTTAAAATCAATTGAATCTGTTAAAGAAAGAATTAAAATACCGTTTTTCGTAATCGGCGGAATAAATTCCAAAAACTTAAAATTGGTTATGTCAAATGGCGCAAGAAGAGTTGCTGTTTGCAGAGAAATCTGCCTTGCGAACAATATTGCCTCACAAACCAAGATGATTTCAAAACTACTGAATAATTAA